The Sphingomonas sp. NBWT7 nucleotide sequence GTCGTACATCGGCGAGGATGGCGAGCGCCACCGCCCGGTGATGCTGCACCGCGCGATCCTTGGCACGTTCGAGCGCTTCCTCGGCATTCTGATCGAGCATCACGCCGGCCGCTTCCCGCTATGGCTGTCACCGGTGCAGGTGGTCGTAGCAACGATCGTTTCCGACGCCGACGATTACGCCGAAGAGGTGCGCGCGAAGCTCGCCGCCGCCGGGCTGCGGGTGGAGACCGATCTCCGCAACGAGAAGATCAACTACAAGGTGCGTGAGCACAGCCTCGCCAAGGTTCCCGCAATGCTGGTTGTCGGCAAGCGCGAGGCGGAGGAGGGCACCGTCGCCGTCCGCCGGCTCGGCAGCCAGGGGCAGGAGATCGTCGCGCTCGACGAGATCGTCGCCCGGCTCGTCGAGGAAGCGCGCGCGCCCGACATGGCGTAAGGTCCTAGTCGCCGCCGCCGGGATCGCTTCCCGCGCGGCGCGCGATGTGGCGCGAAAGACGCACTTCGTTACAAAGCTGCAACCTGACGATCGTGTCAGGTGACGCGAACGTCACCCCACCGCTAAAGGCGCCCCAAACCGGCCGATAGGGCCGAAAGGGGAGGATCGCCACATGCGCTCGACGTTGCTTACTTGTCTGCTCTCGGCCGCACCGCTCGCGCTCGCGATGCCCGCGGCGGCGCAGACGCAGTCGACCACCTCTCCCGCCGCCGATGCCGCGGTCGCCGATCAGGCGCCCGCCGCGAGCGACGATCCCGGCGATATCGTCGTCACCGCGACGCGCCGTTCCGAGGCGCTGTCGGACGTGCCGATCGCGATCTCGGCGGTATCGGGTGAGACGCTGCAGAACACCGGCGCGACCGACGTGCGTGCGCTCAACCAGGTTGCGCCGTCGCTGCTCGTCTCGGGCGCGACGAGCGAGGTGAACTTCACCGCGCGCATCCGCGGCATCGGCACCGTCGGCGAGAACGCCGGCCTCGAGAGCTCGGTCGGCCTGTTCATCGACGGCGTCTATCGCAGCCGCACCGGCGTCGGCCTGTCCGAACTCGGCGATATCGAGCGCGTCGAGGTGCTGCGCGGCCCGCAGGGCACGCTGTTCGGCCGCAACTCGACCGCCGGCCTCATCAACATCACCACCAAGGGGCCCGAGCTCGGCCGTTTCATGGCGAAGGGCGCCTTCACCTACGGCAATTACGATTTCATGCGCGCTGAGGGCGCCGTGAACGCGCCGCTGGGCGAGAACGCCGCCTTCCGCCTCGACGGCGTGTGGCAGCAGCGCGACGGCTATATCAAGGCGCTGACCCCCGGCGAGCCGGACATGAACGATCGCGATCGCTGGCTGCTGCGCGGCCAGCTCGCGTTCGAGCCGACCGACCAGCTCAAGGTCCGCCTGATCGGCGACTATTCGAAGCGCGACGAGAATTGCTGCGCCGGCGTGCTGCTCGGCCCGGTTCGCGGCTTGACGCGCCAGGCCGACGGCACCGCCGCGATCGGCCCCAACGCGCTGTTCGGCCTCGTCCAGGCACTCGGCGCGAACTATCCCGCGATCCCCGCCAGCCGCCGCTTCAACTATCAGACGCCGACGACGCCGGGCGTGCGCTACACCTCCGACAGCGAGGATTGGGGCGTCTCGGGTGAGATCGACTATGATCTGGGCCCTGCGAACCTGACGTCGATCACCGCCTATCGCGATTACAAGAACAAGCAGGGGCAGGACGGCGATTTCAGCGCGCTCGGCCTGCTTGACCGCTTCAACCTTGATCGCCGCTTCCGCCTGTTCAGCCAGGAGCTGCGGCTGCAGGGCGAGGCGTTCGACGGCCGGCTCGACTGGCTCGTCGGCGGCTATTACTCGAACGAGAAGCTCAACGTCCGCGACGACATCAAGTATGGCCGCGATTTCGAGCGCTACGCCAATTGCACGCTCTTCTCGAGCGTGCTGCCGACCGCGGTGCAGACGAGCAATCCCTTCTGCGTCAACGTGCCGGTGGTGCAGGGCACGATCGCGGCGTTGAACGCGCTACCGGCAACCGATCCGCGCCGCGCGTCGCTGGGCACGTTGCAGGCGCTGATCTTCAACACCGCGCGTCCCGGTTTTGGCAGCCTCGCGGCACGCCTTGGCCAGCCCGATATCGCGATCAACGGCACCGGCAACGTCGACACGCGCTATCGCCAGGACAGCGAGAACTACGCCTTCTTCACGCACAACACGGTCGACATCATCGAGGACCGGCTGATGTTCACGATCGGCGCGCGCTACACGCACGAGCGCAAAGATCTGGGCATCGACGCCAATCTCAACAACGCGATCTGTCCGCTGATCGTCAACTCGCCGTTCCAAGCGCTCGCCGCGCTGCCGTGCGTCACCAACGGCACCGCGCCCGATTTCGCGCGCGGCACGCCGGGCACGCGCTTCACCGACAGCGAGTGGACGGGCACTGCGGTGCTCTCGTTCAAGCCGATCGACAGCCTGCTCGTCTACGGTTCGGTGTCGAAGGGGTACAAGGCGGGCGGCTTCAACCTCGATACGTCGGCGCTCGATCGTCCGTGCTTCACCGCGTTCGACACCGCCTGCGCCGCGCGCCTCGCCCTGCCGGCGAACCGGCAGGGCAACGGCCGCGCCGAGGCCTCCGATCTCGCCTTCGCGAGCGAGAAGGTGTGGGCGTACGAAGTCGGCGCCAAGTTCAACGGCCGCGGCATCGACGTCAACGTCGCCGCTTTCTACCAGGCGTATGAGGATTATCAGCTCAACACCTACAACGGCGTCAATTTCGAAGTCACCAATATCCAGGCGTGCAAGGACAGCCTGAACGGCGGCGACCGCGACGCCTCGGCGCTGACCGGCGCGTGCGATTCCGATCGCCTGCGCCCCGGCGTCGTCTCCAAGGGGTTCGAACTCGAGGCGTTCCTGCGTCCGTATCGCGACATCTCGGTCAACATGGCGCTGACCTACGTCGACTCCTACTACCGCCGCGATCTCGTCGGCACGGGCGGCCGGCCGCTCTCGCCGGTGCTGTTCCAGCTGCCCGGCCAGAACGTCTCCAACTCGTCACGCTACGCCGCCACCGCGGGGATCAGCTGGTCGCCCGAGATCGGCAGCAGCGGGATGTCGGCGCTGTTCTATCTCGACACGCGCCTGCAGAGCGACACCAACACCGGCTCCGATCTCGATCCCGAGAAGATCCAGGACGGGTTCGCGGTGGTCAACGGTCGCATCGGTCTCTACGGCGCCGACAAGCGCTGGGGGCTCGAATTCTGGGGCCAGAACCTGTTCAACAAGCGCTATTTCCAGATCGGCGCGGACATGCCGCTCCAGGGCAGCGGATCGCTCGGCACCGTTACTGCGCCGGCATCGGCGGGCTTCCCGGCGACCGCCAACCAGCTGTTCGTCGGCTTCCCGGGGGAGCCGCGCATGTACGGCGTCACGCTGCGCGGCAGCTTCTGATCCGATCGCCGGTCAAACGTCGCGGCCGTCGTCCCCCCGGGCCGGCGGCCGTTTCGTATCTTTCGGATTGAAACGCGAGCGCCTATATTGGCGGTAAGTGTTCAAACAGGAGAATCAACCATACGTCCGCCAATGATGCGCCGGCCAAACCAGGCGCCGCCGATGAACGGCCCGCGATTCAACGAATGGATCCAGAGCCAGAAGGTCCGCGTGATCGATCACGAGGGCGAGAATCTCGGCGTGCTGTACACCCGCGAAGCGATCGCCCAAGCCAAGGAAGTCGGGCTTGATCTCGTGGAAGTGTCGCCCAACGCCGATCCGCCCGTGGCCAAGTTCCTTGATGTCGGCAAGTTCAAGTACGAGGCGCAGAAGAAGGCAAACCTCGCCCGCAAGAGCCAGAAGACGCAGGAGATCAAAGAGATCAAGATGCGTCCCAACATCGACGATCACGATTACGATACGAAGATGAAAAAGGTCGAGGAGTTCATCGGCGACGGCGACAAGGTGAAAGTCACCATGCGCTTCCGCGGGCGTGAGCTCAGCCACGGCCAGCTCGGCATGGCGGTGCTGCAGCGCGTCGCCGAGCAGGTGGCGGAGGTTGCCAAGGTCGAAGCCTATCCACGCATGGAAGGCCGCCAGATGCTGATGGTCCTCGCGCCCAAGTAATTTTTATCGGAACCGTTTGCGATCGGCCGCGTCCGCCAGTCGGACGCGGCCTTTTTTGTGCGTTGCCGTAACGTCAGTTGTGCGGCGCAACCGAACCGCTTCGGCCGCATCGTGGCGCGCGGGCGACAGCCGTATTCGAAACCGCCGGGCAGCAACAAAAATTCGCTAGATCGCGTCCTCGTTGGCCCTAAACGCGCCGCTCCAAACCCGACCTTCAAAAAATAATCCGGAGAGCACGATGCGTCGCGCCGCCTCGCTTTTGTCTACCGCCGTCCTGTTCGCCGCACTGCCTGCGCTGGCGCAGCAGCAGCCGAGCCAGGATCCCACCGCCGCCGCGTCGGTCGATACGCCGCAGCCCGCACCTGCCGCGGACACCGATCTGGGGGCCGGCGAGGGCGGCAATGCGGGTGACATTGTCGTCACCGCGACGCGCCGTGCCGAGCGCCTCGCCGACGTGCCGATCGCGGTTTCGGCGGTGAGCCAGGCCGCGCTGCAGAATTCGGGCGCCAACGACATCCGCGGCGTGGTGCAGCTCGCGCCGTCGCTGCTCATCTCGTCGACCGGCAGCGAGGCGAACGCCTCCGCGCGTATCCGTGGCATCGGCACCGTCGGCGACAACCCCGGGCTCGAGAGCTCGGTCGCGGTATTCATCGACGGCGTCTATCGCAGCCGCACCGGATCGGGCCTCAACGACATCGGCGAGGTCGACCGGATCGAGGTGCTGCGCGGGCCGCAGGGCACGCTGTCGGGCCGCAACGCGTCGGCCGGCGCGATCAACGTCTATACCAAGGCGCCGTCGAACGAGTTCGGCGGCTACCTCGAAGGCACCTACGGCAATTACGACAACATCCGCATCGCGGGCGCGGTGACGGGCCCGATCGTCAAGGACGTGCTGTCGTTC carries:
- a CDS encoding TonB-dependent receptor, with the translated sequence MRSTLLTCLLSAAPLALAMPAAAQTQSTTSPAADAAVADQAPAASDDPGDIVVTATRRSEALSDVPIAISAVSGETLQNTGATDVRALNQVAPSLLVSGATSEVNFTARIRGIGTVGENAGLESSVGLFIDGVYRSRTGVGLSELGDIERVEVLRGPQGTLFGRNSTAGLINITTKGPELGRFMAKGAFTYGNYDFMRAEGAVNAPLGENAAFRLDGVWQQRDGYIKALTPGEPDMNDRDRWLLRGQLAFEPTDQLKVRLIGDYSKRDENCCAGVLLGPVRGLTRQADGTAAIGPNALFGLVQALGANYPAIPASRRFNYQTPTTPGVRYTSDSEDWGVSGEIDYDLGPANLTSITAYRDYKNKQGQDGDFSALGLLDRFNLDRRFRLFSQELRLQGEAFDGRLDWLVGGYYSNEKLNVRDDIKYGRDFERYANCTLFSSVLPTAVQTSNPFCVNVPVVQGTIAALNALPATDPRRASLGTLQALIFNTARPGFGSLAARLGQPDIAINGTGNVDTRYRQDSENYAFFTHNTVDIIEDRLMFTIGARYTHERKDLGIDANLNNAICPLIVNSPFQALAALPCVTNGTAPDFARGTPGTRFTDSEWTGTAVLSFKPIDSLLVYGSVSKGYKAGGFNLDTSALDRPCFTAFDTACAARLALPANRQGNGRAEASDLAFASEKVWAYEVGAKFNGRGIDVNVAAFYQAYEDYQLNTYNGVNFEVTNIQACKDSLNGGDRDASALTGACDSDRLRPGVVSKGFELEAFLRPYRDISVNMALTYVDSYYRRDLVGTGGRPLSPVLFQLPGQNVSNSSRYAATAGISWSPEIGSSGMSALFYLDTRLQSDTNTGSDLDPEKIQDGFAVVNGRIGLYGADKRWGLEFWGQNLFNKRYFQIGADMPLQGSGSLGTVTAPASAGFPATANQLFVGFPGEPRMYGVTLRGSF
- the infC gene encoding translation initiation factor IF-3 yields the protein MMRRPNQAPPMNGPRFNEWIQSQKVRVIDHEGENLGVLYTREAIAQAKEVGLDLVEVSPNADPPVAKFLDVGKFKYEAQKKANLARKSQKTQEIKEIKMRPNIDDHDYDTKMKKVEEFIGDGDKVKVTMRFRGRELSHGQLGMAVLQRVAEQVAEVAKVEAYPRMEGRQMLMVLAPK